The Verrucomicrobiota bacterium genome has a segment encoding these proteins:
- a CDS encoding LysM peptidoglycan-binding domain-containing protein: MIFSRVPPAGILLFFLCLALTGCFPSVESQLDEQKEPHFLTGKKRINSLDYKGAIESFEKALEANPRSASAHFELALLFEQKENDYAAAIYHYDRFLRLRPQSDYAKPVLEHVNTCKQELAKTVSIGPVSQAMQRDLERLHTLETENAELKRKLANYEGRSPAATNQPNSAPSPLAPNNSSVTQPISRVPTVQSNLTATAPRPAITTTKTHSVRAGETPTVIAKKYGVSVTALMAANPGVDARRLRVGQTLNLPAH, from the coding sequence ATGATTTTTTCACGCGTGCCGCCCGCCGGTATCCTTTTGTTTTTTCTGTGCCTCGCATTGACGGGTTGCTTCCCGTCGGTCGAAAGCCAGTTGGATGAGCAGAAGGAACCGCACTTCCTCACCGGCAAGAAACGGATCAACAGCCTGGACTACAAGGGCGCCATCGAGTCGTTCGAGAAGGCCCTGGAGGCCAATCCGCGTTCGGCGTCGGCCCACTTCGAGCTCGCCCTGCTGTTTGAACAGAAGGAAAATGATTACGCGGCGGCCATTTATCACTACGATAGATTCCTGCGGCTGCGCCCGCAGTCGGATTACGCCAAACCGGTCCTCGAACACGTCAACACTTGCAAACAGGAGCTGGCTAAAACCGTGTCCATCGGGCCGGTATCCCAAGCGATGCAGCGCGACCTTGAACGTCTGCACACGCTCGAAACGGAGAACGCGGAATTGAAGCGCAAGCTGGCTAATTACGAGGGCCGGAGTCCGGCGGCGACGAATCAACCGAACTCTGCTCCGTCACCACTTGCGCCGAATAATTCATCCGTCACGCAGCCGATCAGCCGTGTCCCAACAGTCCAGTCCAATCTCACGGCAACCGCGCCCCGACCCGCGATCACAACGACGAAAACCCATTCGGTGAGGGCGGGTGAAACGCCCACCGTCATCGCGAAAAAGTATGGTGTCTCCGTGACGGCGCTCATGGCCGCCAACCCCGGTGTGGACGCCCGACGGCTGCGGGTCGGTCAGACATTGAACCTGCCCGCCCATTGA